The Humulus lupulus chromosome 3, drHumLupu1.1, whole genome shotgun sequence genome window below encodes:
- the LOC133825266 gene encoding uncharacterized protein LOC133825266, with protein MEKFELEKFDGTNDFTLWRESLKGILVHQKVAKVLGDQKLLAEKKPEEIAEIEEMAYYTIIMYLSNGLRRKLTSEKTAKGLWDKRNNYENIDKFNEIIVGLANIEHKVDEESQAIILLRSLPIAYQEVKAAVKYDRDVIALEDVLGSLMSKEFELQLEKEIRRDEAYFV; from the exons ATGGAAAAGTTTGAATTGGAAAAATTTGATGGCACCAATGATTTTACCTTATGGAGAGAGAGTTTAAAAGGCATCTTAGTGCATCAAAAGGTGGCTAAAGTGCTCGGAGATCAAAAGCTTTTGGCAGAGAAGAAACCAGAAGAAATCGCTGAAATTGAGGAGATGGCTTATTACACGATCATCATGTATCTTTCCAATGGACTAAGAAGGAAATTAACCTCAGAAAAGACTGCAAAGGGTCTTTGGGACAAGCGGAACAATT ATGAAAATATTGATAAATTTAATGAGATTATTGTTGGTTTGGCTAATATTGAACATAAGGTAGATGAAGAAAGTCAAGCAATTATCTTGCTCAGATCATTACCAATTGCCTATCAAGAAGTCAAAGCAGCAGTAAAGTATGACAGAGATGTGATTGCTTTGGAGGATGTTCTTGGTTCTTTAATGTCAAAGGAGTTTGAGTTACAACTTGAGAAAGAAATCAGGAGAGATGAGGCTTACTTTGTTTGA